One part of the Rhea pennata isolate bPtePen1 chromosome 29, bPtePen1.pri, whole genome shotgun sequence genome encodes these proteins:
- the PA2G4 gene encoding proliferation-associated protein 2G4 — protein MSGEEEAAELTIAEDLVVTKYKMGGDIANRVLRAVVEAANSGASVLCLCEKGDAMIMEETGKIFKKEKEMKKGIAFPTSISVNNCVCHFSPLKSDQDYILKDGDLVKIDLGVHVDGFIANVAHSFVIDASKENPVSGRKADVIKAAHLCAEAALRLVKPGNQNTQVTDAWNKIAHSFHCTPIEGMLSHQLKQHVIDGEKTIIQNPTDQQKKDHEKAEFEVHEVYAVDVLVSTGEGKAKDAGQRTTIYKRDPSKQYGLKMKTSRAFFSEVERRFDTMPFTLRAFEDEKKARMGVVECAKHELLQPFNVLYEKEGEFVAQFKFTVLLMPNGPMRITSGPFEPELYKSEFEVQDGELKALLQSSASRKTQKKKKKKASKNAENATTGETAEENEAGD, from the exons ATGTCGGGCGAGGAGGAGGCGGCCGAGCTCACCATCGCCGAGGACCTGGTGGTGACCAAGTACAAGATGGGGGGGGACATCGCCAACC GGGTCCTGCGTGCGGTGGTTGAAGCGGCAAACTCTGGAGCATCAGTTCTCTGCTTGTGTGAAAAGGGAGATGCCATGATCATGGAAGAGACTGGCAAAattttcaagaaggaaaaagaaatgaaaaaag GTATTGCCTTCCCAACGAGTATATCGGTAAATAACTGTGTCTGTCACTTTTCCCCCTTGAAGAGTGACCAAGATTACATCCTCAAAGATGGAGACTTGGTCAAAAT TGACTTGGGAGTCCACGTTGATGGTTTCATAGCTAATGTAGCACACAGTTTTGTCATAGATGCATCAAAG gaaAACCCTGTGTCAGGTCGTAAAGCTGATGTCATCAAGGCAGCTCATCTCTGTGCTGAAGCTGCTCTGCGCTTGGTAAAGCCTGGAAACCAG AACACGCAAGTGACAGACGCTTGGAACAAAATAGCCCACTCGTTTCACTGCACACCAATTGAAG GGATGCTGTCACACCAGCTGAAACAGCATGTGATTGATGGAGAGAAAACAATCATCCAGAACCCTACAGACCAGCAAAA gaagGACCAcgaaaaagcagaatttgaggTCCATGAAGTTTACGCTGTTGATGTTCTTGTCAGCACTGGAGAGGGAAAG gCAAAGGATGCTGGACAGAGAACTACAATTTACAAAAGGGACCCCTCCAAACAGTATGGCTTGAAGATGAAAACCTCCCGTGCCTTTTTCAGTGAGGTGGAGAGGCGCTTTGATACTATGCCATTTACTCTCAG GGCATTTGAGGATGAGAAAAAGGCCAGGATGGGGGTGGTGGAATGCGCCAAACAtgagctgctccagcctttcAATGTCCTTTATGAAAAGGAAG GAGAGTTTGTTGCACAGTTCAAATTCACAGTGCTTTTAATGCCCAACGGTCCTATGAGGATAACCAGTGGCCCCTTTGAGCCAGAGCTCTACAAGTCAGAGTTTGAAGTGCAAGATGGAGAACTGAAg GCACTTCTACAAAGTTCTGCAAGCCGGAAGacccagaaaaagaagaaaaagaag GCCTCTAAGAACGCAGAGAATGCCACCACAGGAGAAACAGCGGAAGAGAATGAAGCTGGCGACTGA
- the ZC3H10 gene encoding zinc finger CCCH domain-containing protein 10, whose protein sequence is MPDRDSYNNGNSSDEAGANSDDICRDFLRNVCKRGKRCRFRHPDINEVTNLGVRKNEFIFCHDFQNKECVRLNCRFIHGTKEDEDCYKKTGELPPRLRQKVAAGLGLSPADLPNSKEEVPICRDFLKGDCQRGAKCKFQHLQRDYEYDARGIAARDQGIATTVRRYDPYDPMYDPDRYDDHDPVLKRRRVDGLHFETYEYSFTNPRTVEYRLLEEENIMLRKRVEDLKKQVNNLMATNEVLLEQNAQFRNQAKVMTLSSTATATEQTLAPTVGTVTNYNHSIAQTHTTLSSQALQPRPVSQQDLVAPAGAQAAPPANAAPPMNPEITPLSAALAQTIAQGMAPPVSMAPVAVSVAPVAVSMAQPLGGITMSHATTPMVTYPIASQSMRITAIPH, encoded by the coding sequence ATGCCCGATCGCGACAGCTACAACAACGGCAACAGCAGCGATGAGGCGGGCGCCAACTCGGACGACATCTGCCGCGACTTCCTGCGCAACGTGTGCAAGCGGGGCAAGCGCTGCCGCTTCCGGCACCCCGACATCAACGAGGTGACCAACCTGGGCGTCCGCAAGAACGAGTTCATCTTCTGCCACGACTTCCAGAACAAGGAGTGCGTGCGCCTCAACTGCCGCTTCATCCACGGCACCAAGGAGGACGAAGACTGCTACAAAAAGACGGGGGAGCTGCCCCCGCGCCTGCGGCAGAAGGTGGCTGCCGGGCTGGGCCTCTCGCCCGCCGACCTGCCCAACAGCAAGGAGGAGGTGCCCATCTGCAGGGACTTCTTGAAGGGCGACTGCCAGCGGGGAGCCAAGTGCAAGTTCCAGCACCTGCAGCGGGATTACGAGTACGACGCGCGCGGCATCGCCGCGCGGGACCAGGGCATCGCTACCACTGTGCGCCGCTACGACCCCTACGACCCCATGTACGACCCCGACCGCTACGACGACCACGACCCCGTGCTGAAGCGGCGACGGGTGGACGGGCTGCACTTCGAGACCTACGAGTACAGCTTCACCAACCCGCGGACAGTGGAGTACcggctgctggaggaggagaacatCATGCTGCGGAAGCGTGTGGAGGATCTCAAGAAGCAGGTAAACAACCTGATGGCTACGAACgaggtgctgctggagcagaaTGCCCAGTTCCGAAACCAGGCCAAAGTCATGACTCTCAGCTCCACCGCGACGGCCACCGAGCAGACTCTGGCACCCACTGTGGGCACCGTCACCAACTACAACCACAGCATTGCCCAGACGCACACCACACTCAGCAGCCAGGCCCTCCAGCCCCGGCCCGTGTCCCAACAGGATTTGGTAGCTCCCGCTGGAGCCCAAGCAGCACCCCCTGCCAATGCCGCTCCCCCCATGAACCCCGAAATCACCCCACTTTCGGCTGCTCTGGCTCAAACCATTGCACAGGGCATGGCTCCCCCAGTCTCCATGGCTCCCGTGGCCGTTTCAGTGGCTCCCGTGGCTGTGTCCATGGCGCAGCCGCTGGGAGGGATCACCATGAGCCACGCCACCACCCCCATGGTGACGTACCCCATCGCCTCGCAGAGTATGAGGATAACGGCCATACCGCACTGA